One Microtus pennsylvanicus isolate mMicPen1 chromosome 3, mMicPen1.hap1, whole genome shotgun sequence DNA window includes the following coding sequences:
- the Ankk1 gene encoding LOW QUALITY PROTEIN: ankyrin repeat and protein kinase domain-containing protein 1 (The sequence of the model RefSeq protein was modified relative to this genomic sequence to represent the inferred CDS: inserted 3 bases in 2 codons; substituted 4 bases at 4 genomic stop codons), whose protein sequence is MSSSPRLKECCGRVEEGALIHLIILTLPEEEEAEAASWEHDPRKEGLYSGSWDRCSRRRRERRGEEEKEGEGRRERHQVASGGFSQVFQARXQHWRTHYAKCSLCLQKETTSSEMSCLFEEAVKIETIKFQHFVSIYGVCKQPLGIVIEFHGPGEDTTYPXTQQPLKFRIIHDTSLAMKFLYSFKPSLLHLDPKPSNILLDSNMHVKISDFGLTKWMEQSTHMQYIKRSALRGTLSGIPLETFLENSKAPGPEYDIHSLGLSFWEILMQNKPYTGLNVMNIIIWVAAGMRASHPLQPVSAKWPEEAYQMLDLMKHCWDQDPKKRPCFLNVTMETDMLLSLLQSSMADPECEALVRKVSCKPSLSQPHKVRREVNQELAHSDSLKWILQLSDGKSLAPSDEELHVYEHKMPPLYFLVAQGSLEQVKLLLTHKVDVDCQMASVYTPPLLATHDQQPDLCALHLVHGASTNLVDEDGXVPLHFEAQNRDDHIAHRLLNHGVLVEAQEHESWTPLSLAAQNNFENVAXLLISXQAGFNPQEAEGKMPLHVTACFGYIDLVKLLIRLGAELDAQQRNLKTPLHLVVARGKVRAIQHPLKGGEFPDALDHGGYSALHMAVAKGKQFIFKMLLRYGASLELPTQQEGTPVSLETYKGHMEIIHLLVKSHADLDALGRMHGTPLHMTAFHGEEVVVVSLLQGGVKPNAADYSGWIPLNLAGQKGAFLGIIHLLEHGADVHACNKVDWXPAHLAALKGNITILQVLVKASTQLDIKNGVGCTPLQMTLCSQKQGIVTFLEAKEPSLAVLGVSEPGS, encoded by the exons ATGTCATCTTCTCCACGGCTCAAGGAATGCTGTGGGAGG GTAGAGGAGGGAGCACTGATTCACCTGATCATTCTCACCCTTCctgaagaggaggaagcagaggcagcaagCTGGGAGCATGACCCCAGAAAGGAAGGACTGTATTCAGGAAGCTGGGACAGATGCtccagaaggaggagagagaggaggggagaggaggagaaggaaggagaagggagaagagaacgACACCAAGTAGCCAGTGGTGGCTTCAGCCAGGTGTTCCAGGCAA CCCAGCACTGGAGGACCCATTATGCCAAGTGCTCCCTGTGCCTCCAGAAGGAAACCACCAG CTCTGAGATGAGTTGTCTCTTTGAAGAAGCAGTCAAAATAGAGACAATTAAGTTTCAACACTTTGTGTCCATCTATGGGGTATGCAAGCAGCCCCTGGGCATTGTGATAGAGTTTCATGGCCCTGGAGAAGACACTACCTACCCATAGACTCAGCAGCCACTCAAGTTCCGCATCATCCATGACACCAGCTTGGCCATGAAGTTCCTCTACAGCTTTAAGCCATCCCTGCTCCACCTGGACCCTAAGCCAAGCAACATCCTGCTGGACAGCAACATGCATGTCAAG ATTTCAGATTTTGGCCTGACCAAGTGGATGGAGCAGTCAACCCACATGCAGTACATCAAGAGATCGGCTCTGAGGGGCACACTCAGCGGCATTCCTCTTGAAACGTTCCTGGAGAATAGCAAGGCTCCAGGGCCTGAATATGATATACACAG TTTGGGATTGTCATTCTGGGAAATTCTCATGCAAAATAAACCATATAC AGGGCTCAATGTGATGAACATCATTATCTGGGTAGCTGCAGGCATGAGGGCCTCCCACCCCTTGCAGCCTGTCTCTGCCAAATGGCCAGAGGAGGCCTATCAGATGTTGGACCTGATGAAACACTGCTGGGACCAAGACCCCAAGAAGAGACCATGCTTTCTAA ATGTGACCATGGAGACAGATATGTTGCTGTCCCTACTCCAGAGTTCTATGGCAGACCCTGAGTGTGAAGCCCTAGTCCGGAAGGTGTCTTGCAAGCCATCACTAAGCCAGCCCCACAAG GTCAGAAGGGAAGTCAACCAGGAGCTTGCACACA GTGACTCCTTGAAGTGGATCCTACAACTCTCTGATGGCAAGAGCTTGGCCCCAAGTGACGAAGAACTACATGTCTATGAGCACAAGATGCCTCCCCTCTACTTCCTAGTGGCCCAGGGCAGTTTGGAGCAAGTGAAGCTGCTGCTGACCCATAAAGTTGATGTGGACTGCCAGATGGCGTCTGTCTATACACCACCCCTCCTTGCCACCCACGATCAGCAGCCTGACCTCTGTGCCCTGCACCTGGTACATGGTGCTAGTACCAACTTGGTAGATGAGGATGGCTAGGTCCCACTGCATTTTGAAGCCCAGAATAGGGATGACCATATTGCCCATCGGCTCCTGAACCATGGGGTCCTGGTGGAGGCTCAGGAACATGAGAGTTGGACTCCACTCAGCCTAGCTGCACAGAATAACTTTGAGAATGTTGCATAGCTTCTGATCTCCTGACAGGCAGGTTTCAACCCACAGGAGGCTGAGGGTAAGATGCCCCTCCATGTGACTGCCTGCTTTGGCTATATTGATCTGGTCAAGCTGCTGATAAGACTTGGGGCTGAACTGGATGCTCAGCAGAGAAACCTGAAGACACCCCTGCACCTGGTAGTGGCGAGGGGGAAAGTGAGAGCCATCCAACACCCGCTAAAAGGTGGGGAATTCCCTGATGCCCTTGACCATGGTGGCTACAGCGCATTGCACATGGCTGTAGCCAAGGGTAAGCAATTTATATTCAAGATGCTTCTCAGATATGGGGCCAGCCTGGAGCTACCCACACAACAGGAAGGGACACCCGTAAGCCTAGAAACTTACAAGGGTCACATGGAGATCATCCATCTGCTGGTCAAGAGCCATGCAGACCTAGATGCTCTTGGAAGAATGCACGGGACTCCCCTGCACATGACTGCCTTCcatggggaggaggtggtggtggtgtcacTGCTTCAGGGTGGGGTCAAGCCCAATGCTGCTGATTATTCTGGCTGGATTCCTCTCAACCTGGCAGGGCAGAAGGGGGCCTTCCTGGGCATCATCCACCTTTTGGAACATGGTGCTGATGTCCATGCTTGCAACAAGGTGGACTG ACCTGCCCACCTGGCTGCTCTCAAGGGCAACATAACCATCCTTCAAGTTCTGGTCAAGGCTAGTACCCAACTGGACATCAAGAATGGAGTTGGTTGCACACCTCTGCAGATGACACTCTGCAGCCAAAAACAGGGCATAGTGACCTTCCTGGAGGCCAAGGAGCCTTCACTAGCCGTTCTGGGAGTTTCTGAGCCTGGATCTTAG